From Pongo pygmaeus isolate AG05252 chromosome 1, NHGRI_mPonPyg2-v2.0_pri, whole genome shotgun sequence, one genomic window encodes:
- the LOC129006723 gene encoding uncharacterized protein LOC129006723 translates to MERHPQLVERSRERRRVGSAGEDTHGLRGRESRTRRLTRGGASRPERGRGEGVPDANEKAASRRTPPIPGAGKERGRAGKQEEVLTQVPKQQVLAAAPHQTAGLGLQNEARHGSLPAFPLSTPTPPHSLCHTTLFSPLSATGGAIFPTLRSSSHHLPLPTYFGRKSGVGVAPPLAAGECPTPSSRPRPPVSSRASAREFPPTPGRRLRSTGGTSVGSRAPPRGRLLSPEVRRPVA, encoded by the coding sequence ATGGAGAGACATCCCCAACTGGTGGAGCGCAGCCGGGAGCGGAGAAGAGTGGGGAGCGCGGGCGAGGACACTCACGGGCTCCGCGGGAGGGAAAGCCGGACCAGGCGGCTCACCCGGGGCGGAGCTTCGCGGCCAGAGCGCGGCCGAGGCGAGGGGGTGCCGGACGCCAACGAGAAGGCCGCGTCCCGTCGCACCCCGCCCATCCCTGGTGCTGGCAAGGAACGAGGCAGGGCAGGAAAGCAGGAAGAAGTCCTCACACAGGTCCCAAAGCAACAAGTGCTCGCGGCGGCTCCTCATCAGACCGCTGGGTTGGGGCTGCAAAACGAGGCCCGGCACGGCAGCCTCCCGGCCTTCCCTCTCTCAACCCCTACCCCACCGCACTCACTCTGCCACACGACGCTCTTTAGCCCCCTCTCTGCCACCGGCGGCGCCATCTTCCCGACACTGCGGAGCAGCAGCCACCACCTTCCACTCCCAACCTACTTTGGCCGCAAAAGCGGCGTTGGGGTGGCCCCGCCCCTTGCTGCAGGGGAATGCCCCACCCCCTCTAGCAGACCTCGCCCTCCGGTGTCGTCACGCGCGTCAGCAAGGGAATTTCCGCCCACTCCCGGACGGAGGCTGCGCAGTACAGGTGGAACCTCCGTGGGAAGTCGGGCGCCCCCTCGCGGGAGGCTGCTGTCGCCCGAGGTTCGACGTCCTGTGGCCTAG